A stretch of Haladaptatus cibarius D43 DNA encodes these proteins:
- a CDS encoding winged helix-turn-helix transcriptional regulator, whose translation MSSTSADHEKSVCCVVESFEQIGSQWRLVVLHDLQDGEKRFNELKRSTGASSRTLSRVLDDLGEMGFVSRRTEADAPIATYYSLSDKGHSLAPVFDEIGTWADEWL comes from the coding sequence ATGTCATCAACATCAGCAGACCACGAGAAAAGCGTCTGTTGCGTCGTCGAATCGTTCGAACAAATCGGGTCGCAGTGGCGACTCGTCGTCCTCCACGACCTCCAAGACGGTGAAAAGCGGTTCAACGAACTCAAACGCTCCACGGGGGCAAGTTCTCGGACACTGTCACGCGTGCTCGACGACCTCGGCGAGATGGGGTTCGTCAGCCGTCGAACAGAGGCCGATGCACCGATTGCGACCTACTACAGTTTGAGCGACAAGGGACATTCGCTCGCCCCTGTTTTCGACGAAATAGGAACGTGGGCCGACGAGTGGCTGTAA
- the hemH gene encoding ferrochelatase: MTTGVVVLNFGEPAKPTRENVLGYLERIFMNNADLEGDTTEEEARERSRELAERRVSSLIEEYEEIGGSPLDPQAKAQADALQAELDERNLDAKTYVGMQFTEPFIADAVEQAHEDGVDELVGLPIYPLCGASTTVASLEEMTDAVAELDWDVPVHEVTGWHKHPTYNRIRAGNIQQYADEQGLDLGDEDTELVFSAHGTPTHYLDEGSRYDTYVDEFCTVMASELGVESYSLGFQNHGNRRIPWTEPEVEDVVTEVDAERVVIEPISFMHEQSETLSELDDELREEAEEVGLDFYRVPVPHDDERFSGVLADLVEPFVADFDPSYYQFRQCQCKDTPGTMCLNAPFKQ, encoded by the coding sequence ATGACAACCGGCGTCGTCGTACTCAACTTCGGAGAACCGGCCAAACCGACGCGAGAGAACGTGCTCGGTTATCTGGAGCGCATCTTCATGAACAACGCCGATTTGGAAGGCGACACCACCGAGGAAGAGGCGCGCGAGCGCTCCCGCGAACTCGCCGAACGGCGCGTGTCGAGCCTTATCGAAGAATACGAGGAAATCGGTGGCTCTCCGCTCGACCCGCAGGCGAAAGCACAGGCCGACGCGCTACAGGCCGAACTCGATGAACGAAACCTCGATGCGAAAACCTACGTCGGCATGCAGTTCACCGAACCCTTCATCGCCGACGCGGTGGAACAAGCCCACGAAGATGGCGTGGACGAACTCGTCGGGCTTCCCATCTATCCCCTCTGTGGAGCCTCCACAACGGTCGCTTCGCTCGAAGAGATGACTGACGCCGTCGCCGAATTGGACTGGGACGTTCCGGTTCACGAGGTCACCGGCTGGCACAAACATCCGACCTACAACCGGATTCGAGCGGGCAACATCCAGCAGTACGCCGACGAGCAAGGACTCGACCTCGGTGACGAAGACACCGAACTGGTCTTTTCAGCGCACGGAACCCCAACCCACTATCTGGACGAAGGCAGTCGCTACGACACCTACGTCGATGAGTTCTGTACCGTGATGGCTAGCGAACTCGGCGTCGAATCCTACTCTCTCGGCTTTCAAAACCACGGCAACCGGAGGATTCCATGGACGGAACCCGAAGTCGAAGACGTAGTTACGGAAGTAGACGCAGAACGCGTCGTCATCGAGCCAATCAGCTTCATGCACGAACAGAGCGAGACGCTCTCGGAACTGGACGACGAACTCCGCGAGGAGGCAGAGGAGGTCGGACTGGATTTCTACCGAGTTCCGGTTCCCCACGACGACGAGCGATTTTCCGGCGTCCTCGCCGACCTCGTAGAACCGTTCGTCGCGGATTTCGACCCATCCTACTACCAGTTCCGCCAGTGCCAGTGTAAGGACACGCCGGGCACGATGTGTCTCAACGCCCCATTCAAGCAATGA
- the hemG gene encoding protoporphyrinogen oxidase: MSQRPIQAMTVGIVGGGITGLALAHHLEKANVEYVVFESAAEPGGVIRSGRVDGYLLEWGPQRLRRTEPVDELITDLGMDDEVIEAGETKLFVYANGKLRRAPFSIEEFGTTDLLSWRGKLDVLKERETDPADPDETAAELFIRKFGEEAYRNLIGPLFGGIYGSEPEEMPVKHALSGVLLMEQKYGDLLTPVLKRAMAGGTSAPAISFEDGVQRLPEALYDAHAENVHLETAVTEIRKSDDGYLLETDAEEFAVDEIVLTTAAEVSADLLDGLADSADALARLNYNPLALVHLRADCDHDGFGYQVRHDEGLDTLGVSWNASMFDREGVYTVFLGGMKNPELLEESEKTLGEIARTEFNDVMDADADVVSVARLGRGFPAYDTSWDALDEFETPDGIHLATNYTARMGVPSRIREAKKVAAALAESRATRPAGRK; the protein is encoded by the coding sequence GTGTCTCAACGCCCCATTCAAGCAATGACGGTCGGTATCGTCGGCGGGGGCATCACGGGACTCGCGCTTGCTCATCACCTCGAAAAGGCGAACGTAGAGTACGTCGTGTTCGAATCAGCGGCGGAACCGGGTGGCGTCATCCGGAGCGGACGAGTCGATGGCTATCTGCTGGAGTGGGGACCACAACGACTTCGCAGAACAGAGCCGGTCGATGAACTCATCACCGACCTCGGAATGGACGACGAGGTCATCGAGGCCGGAGAGACGAAACTGTTCGTCTACGCCAACGGAAAACTCCGGCGAGCACCATTCTCAATCGAGGAGTTCGGCACGACCGACCTGCTCTCGTGGCGCGGCAAACTCGACGTGCTGAAAGAACGGGAAACCGACCCAGCAGACCCCGACGAAACCGCGGCGGAGTTGTTCATCCGAAAGTTCGGCGAGGAAGCCTACAGAAACCTCATCGGCCCACTGTTCGGCGGGATTTACGGCTCCGAACCCGAAGAGATGCCCGTCAAGCACGCGCTTTCCGGCGTTCTCCTGATGGAACAGAAGTACGGCGACCTGCTCACCCCGGTTCTCAAGCGCGCGATGGCGGGCGGAACGTCCGCACCCGCGATTTCGTTCGAGGACGGCGTCCAGCGACTTCCAGAAGCGCTCTACGACGCACACGCCGAAAACGTCCACCTCGAAACTGCGGTCACAGAAATTCGGAAATCGGATGACGGCTACCTGCTCGAAACCGACGCAGAAGAGTTCGCCGTGGACGAGATAGTCCTCACCACTGCCGCGGAAGTGAGCGCCGACCTCCTCGATGGCCTCGCCGATTCCGCGGATGCGCTCGCACGCCTGAACTACAACCCCCTCGCGCTGGTTCACCTCCGGGCCGACTGCGACCACGACGGATTCGGCTATCAGGTGCGCCACGACGAAGGACTCGATACCCTCGGCGTCTCGTGGAATGCGAGCATGTTCGACAGGGAAGGAGTGTATACGGTTTTCCTCGGCGGAATGAAGAACCCGGAACTGCTCGAAGAAAGCGAGAAGACGCTCGGCGAAATCGCGCGAACAGAGTTCAACGACGTGATGGACGCGGATGCGGACGTGGTGAGTGTTGCCCGACTCGGCCGAGGATTCCCGGCCTACGACACCTCGTGGGACGCACTCGACGAGTTCGAAACACCCGATGGAATCCACCTTGCAACGAACTACACCGCCAGAATGGGCGTTCCGAGTCGGATTCGGGAAGCAAAGAAGGTGGCGGCGGCGCTGGCCGAGTCGCGCGCGACTCGGCCAGCAGGTCGAAAATAG
- the hemE gene encoding uroporphyrinogen decarboxylase, protein MSDLLVRAARGERTERPPVWLMRQAGRYIPEYRDIREQYSFKEAIKNPEVAERITLLPWELFEPDGLVMFSDILTVLEPLGFDYHIESGVGPVVSNPVTSPDDVPTESGDVTTEIDYVGKLLTRLQDSVGDQTSIIGFAGGPYTLASYVVGDEPTSRKPIRRFRANHPDAFRDLLEAFTDVVCEYVEYQVEHGADVVQVFDTWAGVLTPDDYREFVLPLHQRIFDAIDVPSIVFARHPGGKLDLLQESGADVVGLDWTIDMADAREKLGDTPVQGNLDPSYLLGDPELVREKTHEVIERAGDSGHILNLGHGIDRTTPVENAKAFVDAAKEVER, encoded by the coding sequence ATGAGCGACCTGTTGGTTCGTGCGGCACGCGGCGAACGCACCGAGCGCCCACCGGTTTGGCTGATGCGACAGGCTGGCCGGTACATCCCGGAGTACCGCGATATCCGCGAACAGTACAGTTTCAAGGAGGCAATCAAAAATCCGGAAGTCGCGGAACGTATTACGTTGCTTCCGTGGGAATTGTTCGAACCCGACGGATTAGTGATGTTCTCGGACATTCTCACCGTCCTCGAACCGCTCGGCTTCGACTACCACATCGAAAGCGGCGTCGGCCCCGTCGTTTCGAATCCGGTCACGAGTCCGGACGACGTACCGACGGAGTCCGGCGACGTAACCACCGAAATCGACTATGTCGGGAAACTGCTCACCCGACTGCAGGACAGCGTCGGCGACCAGACGAGCATTATCGGCTTCGCTGGCGGGCCGTACACCCTCGCGTCCTACGTCGTCGGCGACGAACCGACTTCCCGAAAACCGATTCGCCGGTTTCGAGCTAACCATCCCGACGCCTTCCGCGACCTGTTGGAGGCGTTCACCGACGTGGTTTGTGAGTACGTCGAATATCAGGTCGAACACGGCGCGGATGTCGTTCAAGTGTTCGACACGTGGGCGGGCGTGCTGACGCCGGACGACTACCGGGAGTTCGTCCTGCCGCTTCACCAGCGCATTTTCGACGCTATCGACGTGCCGTCCATCGTCTTCGCGCGCCATCCCGGCGGCAAACTCGACCTGCTTCAAGAATCCGGTGCCGACGTGGTCGGATTGGACTGGACAATCGACATGGCTGACGCTCGGGAGAAACTGGGTGATACACCCGTTCAGGGCAATCTCGACCCTTCCTATCTGCTCGGCGACCCGGAACTCGTCCGAGAGAAAACCCACGAGGTCATCGAGAGAGCGGGCGATTCGGGACACATCCTGAACCTCGGCCACGGAATCGACCGAACCACGCCCGTCGAAAATGCGAAAGCGTTCGTTGACGCGGCGAAGGAAGTGGAGCGCTAA
- a CDS encoding heavy-metal-associated domain-containing protein: MTTTIQVDGMNCGHCEQSVVDALEDLSGVSDASADHEAGTATVEGDADTNELVSVVEDAGYDASA, from the coding sequence ATGACAACCACGATTCAGGTGGATGGAATGAACTGCGGCCACTGCGAACAGAGCGTCGTCGATGCGCTGGAAGACCTGTCCGGCGTTTCTGATGCGAGCGCCGACCACGAGGCGGGAACGGCCACCGTCGAAGGTGACGCGGATACCAACGAACTGGTTTCCGTCGTCGAGGACGCTGGCTACGACGCCTCGGCGTAG
- a CDS encoding AsnC family transcriptional regulator, whose translation MRQLDDTDREIIRLLVEDARRPYNEIAETVGLSPPTVSDRVERLQEIEVIRRFTADLNHDILSDGLSLLVTVNAKPGHVGGIRESLASFDGVEHVFVTADAHIVCKANLQEQAIETLLSNAIGEEAVREYDVQLLVDDEWNPQPGTIDFAPDCVECGNTVTEEGESTRIEGELYHFCCSSCKAQFSDRYERLQEGATN comes from the coding sequence ATGCGACAACTCGACGACACCGACCGGGAGATAATCCGGTTGTTGGTAGAGGACGCTCGCCGTCCGTACAACGAAATCGCCGAAACAGTCGGTCTGTCACCGCCGACCGTCTCCGACCGCGTCGAGCGACTGCAAGAAATCGAGGTCATCCGCCGATTCACCGCGGATTTGAATCACGACATCCTTTCCGACGGACTGTCCCTCCTCGTCACCGTCAACGCCAAGCCCGGTCACGTCGGTGGCATTCGGGAATCACTCGCGTCGTTCGACGGCGTCGAACACGTCTTCGTCACTGCCGACGCCCACATCGTCTGCAAGGCAAATTTGCAGGAGCAAGCAATCGAGACACTGTTATCGAATGCCATCGGCGAAGAGGCGGTTCGGGAGTACGACGTGCAACTACTCGTGGACGACGAATGGAATCCACAACCCGGAACTATCGATTTCGCGCCGGACTGCGTGGAATGCGGCAACACCGTCACGGAAGAAGGTGAATCGACCCGAATCGAGGGCGAACTCTATCACTTCTGTTGTTCGTCCTGCAAGGCGCAGTTCTCCGACCGATACGAGCGTCTGCAAGAGGGTGCGACAAACTGA
- a CDS encoding Rieske (2Fe-2S) protein — translation MATDETSDSGEPGTDQSFVRVADADELREEGRLLVNRNGKSLALFYHEGKFRAVDNRCPHMGFPLTEGSVEDGILTCHWHHARFELSCGDTFDPWADDVQAFPIEERDGDVYVNIAPKRDAPPEEHWTGRLETGLEENLRLVVAKSVIGLSNADVPDSEPLRIGAAFGTRYREQGWSSGLTIHSCMANVLPDLRADDRQRALYTGLRHVASDCQGESPRFDQPSFETEDVSADRLKKWFRDCVEVRDRDGAERCLQTAIATLEPGQVAEILYTAATDHLYLDAGHSFDFVNKSLELLDHIGWEHADTVLPSVIPRLTDAQRSEELSSWTQPIDLAELLFDRFDQLGKLVDAGNEKTWNEPENFTEILLSDDPHEILDALKDAIRAGATCEELADRVSFASLMRVAQFGTANEFSDWNTVHHTLTYNNAVQQAAKRASSIALYRGVLAGAMSVYLDRFLNTPPTPVPTIDSSDANPEDLREELLETFDEEGNVNAAGAIVAEHFSAGGDPDDLKETLGRALLREDAGFHTLQNLEASFAQFDLREDEEEKELALISLARYMGAHFPTRREAEQTYVIADRLNRGEKIHESS, via the coding sequence ATGGCAACAGACGAAACGAGCGACTCGGGTGAGCCGGGTACAGACCAATCGTTCGTCCGCGTCGCGGACGCCGACGAACTCAGAGAGGAAGGCCGACTGCTGGTGAACCGAAACGGAAAGTCGTTGGCCCTGTTCTACCATGAAGGCAAATTTCGCGCGGTGGACAACCGCTGTCCGCACATGGGCTTTCCGCTGACCGAAGGGAGCGTGGAAGACGGCATCCTCACCTGTCACTGGCATCACGCCAGATTCGAACTGTCCTGCGGCGACACGTTCGACCCGTGGGCCGACGACGTGCAGGCGTTCCCAATCGAGGAGCGCGACGGCGACGTCTACGTGAACATCGCACCGAAACGCGACGCACCACCGGAAGAACACTGGACGGGACGACTCGAAACCGGCCTCGAAGAGAATCTTCGGCTCGTGGTGGCGAAATCAGTTATCGGCCTCTCGAACGCGGACGTTCCGGATTCGGAACCGCTTCGAATCGGCGCGGCGTTCGGCACTCGGTATCGAGAACAGGGATGGAGTTCGGGCTTGACGATTCATTCCTGCATGGCGAACGTCCTCCCCGACCTCAGAGCTGACGACAGACAGCGGGCGCTCTACACCGGCCTGCGGCACGTGGCCTCTGACTGTCAGGGCGAATCACCGCGGTTCGACCAACCGTCGTTCGAGACGGAAGACGTCTCGGCAGACCGACTTAAAAAATGGTTCCGTGACTGCGTCGAGGTGCGTGACCGCGACGGTGCGGAGCGCTGCCTACAAACCGCGATTGCCACCCTCGAACCGGGGCAAGTCGCGGAAATTCTGTACACCGCGGCGACCGACCACCTCTATCTCGACGCCGGACACAGCTTCGATTTCGTCAACAAATCGCTCGAACTGCTAGACCACATCGGCTGGGAACACGCCGACACCGTTCTTCCGAGCGTCATCCCGCGCCTGACCGACGCCCAGCGGAGCGAAGAACTCTCTTCGTGGACGCAGCCGATTGATTTGGCTGAACTGCTGTTCGACCGTTTCGACCAACTCGGAAAGTTGGTCGATGCGGGCAATGAAAAAACGTGGAACGAACCGGAGAATTTCACGGAAATCCTCCTCTCCGACGACCCGCACGAAATTCTCGACGCGCTGAAAGACGCGATTCGGGCAGGGGCGACCTGCGAAGAGTTGGCGGACAGGGTTTCGTTTGCCTCCCTGATGCGGGTCGCCCAGTTCGGCACCGCGAACGAGTTCAGCGATTGGAACACCGTCCACCACACGCTCACCTACAACAACGCGGTTCAACAAGCCGCGAAACGCGCGAGTTCGATCGCGCTCTATCGCGGCGTCCTCGCGGGTGCGATGAGCGTCTACCTCGACCGATTCTTGAACACGCCGCCGACGCCCGTGCCGACCATCGACTCCTCGGACGCCAATCCCGAAGACCTTCGCGAAGAACTGCTGGAAACGTTCGACGAGGAGGGCAACGTCAACGCCGCCGGGGCAATCGTCGCGGAGCATTTCTCGGCGGGCGGCGACCCCGACGACTTGAAAGAAACCCTCGGTCGGGCACTCCTCCGCGAAGATGCCGGATTCCACACGTTACAGAACTTGGAAGCCTCGTTTGCGCAGTTCGACCTGCGAGAGGACGAGGAAGAGAAAGAATTGGCCCTGATTTCGCTGGCCCGCTACATGGGCGCGCACTTCCCGACGCGCCGGGAGGCGGAACAGACCTACGTCATCGCGGATAGGCTGAACCGGGGCGAAAAGATTCACGAGTCGAGCTGA
- a CDS encoding class I SAM-dependent methyltransferase yields the protein MPNESESDVNDPAQWWNEVYESETTPPWDIGEPQPALVNAVRSDGLSGRVLDVGCGTGTHALWVAAEGHTAVGIDFSEKGIEQARERAEERGLDATFRVADALDVSDDIGTFDTVLDSGLFHAFQNEQRGEYARELAGIVSIGGHVFLIGFGAGAPEDGGPNPLTPDDVSSAFARKWSVLETKEVAFETRETSFPGLLSVIERV from the coding sequence ATGCCGAACGAGTCAGAATCCGACGTGAACGACCCGGCACAGTGGTGGAACGAGGTATACGAAAGCGAGACCACCCCTCCATGGGATATCGGTGAGCCACAGCCGGCCCTCGTGAACGCTGTCAGGAGTGACGGGCTATCAGGTCGCGTCCTCGACGTTGGATGTGGGACCGGAACGCACGCACTCTGGGTAGCAGCGGAGGGGCATACAGCCGTGGGCATAGACTTCTCCGAGAAGGGAATCGAACAAGCACGAGAGAGGGCCGAAGAACGGGGTCTCGACGCGACGTTTCGGGTCGCAGATGCACTTGACGTCTCCGACGACATCGGAACGTTCGACACCGTGCTGGACAGTGGTTTGTTTCACGCATTTCAGAACGAACAGCGCGGGGAGTACGCCCGTGAACTCGCAGGTATCGTCTCGATAGGAGGCCATGTGTTCCTCATCGGATTTGGTGCAGGTGCCCCGGAGGATGGAGGGCCGAATCCTCTCACTCCTGACGACGTATCTTCCGCATTCGCCCGGAAATGGAGCGTCTTGGAAACGAAGGAAGTGGCGTTCGAGACGCGCGAGACCTCGTTCCCCGGTTTACTCTCGGTTATCGAACGAGTCTGA
- the nrdR gene encoding transcriptional regulator NrdR: MNCPDCGNERTRVIDTETSADGTSVRRRRECQRCSFRFTSYERPEWDSLQVKKRDGRIESFDSEKLRAGIDHAVEKRHVPEENVTNLVEAVESDLQSRETRIVSSSLVGDLVSERLRELDQVAYIRFVSVYKAFSEPEEFLRELDAVLDSELDASSSIDSTDLTESADLTDQSDTT; encoded by the coding sequence ATGAACTGCCCGGACTGCGGGAACGAGCGCACGCGAGTCATCGACACGGAAACGAGCGCCGACGGAACGTCGGTGCGGCGACGGCGCGAGTGTCAACGCTGTTCGTTCCGGTTTACCTCCTACGAGCGTCCGGAATGGGACTCCCTCCAAGTCAAGAAACGCGATGGACGCATCGAATCATTCGATTCCGAGAAACTGCGCGCAGGAATCGACCACGCCGTCGAGAAGCGCCACGTACCCGAAGAGAATGTGACGAATCTGGTCGAAGCGGTCGAATCCGACTTGCAATCTCGTGAGACTCGAATCGTCTCGTCCAGTCTGGTCGGCGACCTCGTCTCCGAGCGATTGCGCGAGCTAGACCAAGTGGCGTACATCCGATTCGTCTCGGTGTACAAGGCCTTCTCCGAACCGGAGGAGTTCCTCCGCGAACTCGACGCGGTTCTCGATTCCGAACTCGATGCATCCAGTTCAATCGATTCGACCGATTTGACCGAATCAGCCGATTTAACCGACCAATCCGATACAACATGA